One region of uncultured Desulfovibrio sp. genomic DNA includes:
- the purF gene encoding amidophosphoribosyltransferase, with protein sequence MIKHECGVFGIYDHEEAARLAYFGLYAQQHRGQESAGIVTFDTDGVHEHKGMGLVPDVFSEAHLKALTGRTAIGHVRYSTTGRSSSSNAQPFLAHFKGRDVVLAHNGNLVNAAQLREDLENEGAIFSTSNDTEVFMHLLVRALRHNDLPGAVKETCARVRGAYCLLVMVDGVMVAVRDPHGFHPLAFGRMNGSPVFASETCAFDLLEADFERSVKPGEMIIVDGNSVRSDHLMGPLPEKPRQCIFELVYFARPDSYIFDEQVYLCRKKMGWNLADESAPEVDYVMPFPDSGIYPALGFAQRSGLPYEHAMIRNHYVGRTFIQPSQSMRSFGVRVKINPVREMIEGKRICIIDDSIVRGTTMMTRVKKLRELGAKEVHIRISSPPVKFPCFYGIDFSSRGELIAAQHSLPEITRKLDVDSLHYLSIAGLLGSVSKPQHYCMACFTGEYPVPCDDCAGKFSLESPCASR encoded by the coding sequence ATGATCAAGCACGAATGCGGCGTATTCGGCATTTATGACCACGAGGAAGCGGCTCGTCTGGCTTATTTCGGTTTGTATGCACAGCAGCATCGCGGACAGGAAAGCGCGGGCATAGTTACCTTTGACACCGACGGCGTACACGAACACAAGGGCATGGGCCTTGTGCCCGATGTTTTTTCAGAGGCTCATCTCAAGGCTCTGACCGGCAGAACAGCCATAGGCCATGTGCGCTATTCCACCACCGGGCGTTCCTCCAGCAGCAATGCCCAGCCCTTCCTTGCCCATTTCAAGGGACGGGATGTGGTGCTTGCGCACAACGGCAATCTGGTCAATGCCGCGCAGTTGCGCGAAGACCTTGAGAACGAGGGCGCCATATTTTCCACCAGCAACGACACTGAAGTGTTCATGCATCTGCTGGTGCGCGCGCTCAGGCACAACGACCTGCCTGGCGCAGTCAAGGAAACCTGTGCCCGGGTTCGCGGCGCGTACTGCCTGCTGGTTATGGTAGACGGCGTTATGGTGGCGGTGCGTGATCCCCACGGCTTCCATCCTCTTGCTTTTGGCCGCATGAACGGCAGCCCCGTGTTCGCCTCTGAAACATGCGCCTTTGATCTGCTTGAGGCCGATTTTGAACGCTCTGTGAAGCCGGGCGAAATGATCATCGTTGACGGCAACAGCGTGCGCAGCGACCATCTGATGGGGCCGCTGCCCGAAAAGCCACGCCAGTGTATTTTTGAGCTGGTCTATTTTGCCCGGCCCGACTCCTATATTTTTGACGAGCAGGTCTATTTGTGCCGCAAAAAGATGGGCTGGAATCTGGCTGACGAATCTGCGCCGGAAGTGGATTATGTGATGCCCTTCCCGGATTCGGGCATTTATCCCGCCCTTGGTTTTGCCCAGCGCTCCGGCCTGCCCTATGAGCATGCCATGATCCGCAACCACTATGTGGGGCGTACCTTTATCCAGCCTTCGCAGAGCATGCGCAGCTTTGGCGTGCGGGTTAAGATCAACCCTGTGCGCGAAATGATTGAGGGCAAGCGCATCTGCATTATTGACGACAGCATCGTGCGCGGCACCACCATGATGACGCGCGTCAAAAAGCTCCGCGAGCTGGGGGCCAAAGAGGTGCACATCCGCATTTCCAGCCCGCCGGTCAAGTTTCCCTGCTTTTACGGCATAGATTTTTCTTCGCGCGGGGAGCTTATTGCAGCCCAGCACAGCCTGCCGGAAATAACCCGCAAGCTGGATGTTGATTCGCTGCATTATCTCAGCATAGCAGGGCTGCTCGGCTCCGTGAGCAAGCCGCAGCATTACTGCATGGCTTGCTTCACTGGTGAATATCCTGTGCCCTGTGACGATTGCGCCGGAAAATTCAGCCTTGAATCCCCTTGCGCCAGCAGGTAG
- the gyrB gene encoding DNA topoisomerase (ATP-hydrolyzing) subunit B has product MAPETGNGGYNASSITILEGLSAVRKRPAMYIGSTDARGLHHLVYEVVDNSIDEAMAGFCSRVTVILHADNSVTVRDDGRGIPVDIHPKEGVPAVQVVMTKLHAGGKFDNSSYKVSGGLHGVGVSCVNALSEELTVTVRRNGKRYRQHYARGVPQDELVVISEGFVEGHGTTVRFKPDEEIFEVLEFSYETLKKRFEELAYLNKGLTIECIDERIGETHVFHAEGGIRQFVGDLNSGEQGIHPIIFGEGIVDNVTVDFALQYNAGYKENIFTFANNIRTKEGGTHLVGFRTALTRAINGYIKGQADLVKKMKNTSLSGDDVREGLTAVISVKLPQPQFEGQTKTKLGNSEIAGLVAGVVYDRLNVYFEENPKDIRLIIEKAVDASRARDAARRAKELVRRKGALSDNSLPGKLADCQSKDPVESELFIVEGDSAGGSAKQGRNPKNQAILPLRGKILNTERTRFDKMLANKEVKALITAMGAGIGEEDTDLDKLRYHKIIIMTDADVDGAHIRTLLLTFFFRQYQEMVERGFVYIAQPPLYRVHNSRMEKFIKDDPALNEFLLTRVSEDVTVVASNGKEFSGKELIRFMEHIEKAEGRVNDAEMSGTPRDLFMALVTHEKQIDAQSLENQDSELTEWLNGHGYMLTLEREKSEDEEERLFAVFENTGGHHTRRGMEFFSSRLYKQGWQLFDELRQQCGSFAFTLRKKDGEVATEDLFTLMRMVLDEARKGINIQRYKGLGEMNPDQLWVTTMNPENRVLLQVAVEDANEASDAFVELMGDRVEPRRDFIERNALAVQDLDI; this is encoded by the coding sequence ATGGCTCCTGAAACCGGCAACGGCGGGTACAACGCCTCTTCCATTACCATTCTGGAAGGCCTGTCGGCTGTGCGCAAGCGCCCGGCCATGTACATAGGTTCTACAGACGCGCGCGGCCTGCACCATCTGGTGTACGAGGTAGTGGACAACTCCATTGACGAAGCCATGGCCGGCTTCTGTTCGCGGGTCACTGTTATCCTGCATGCTGACAACAGCGTGACTGTTCGCGATGACGGGCGCGGCATCCCTGTGGATATCCATCCCAAGGAAGGCGTGCCCGCCGTGCAGGTGGTCATGACCAAGCTGCACGCTGGCGGCAAGTTCGACAACTCGAGCTACAAAGTTTCGGGCGGTCTGCACGGCGTGGGTGTTTCCTGCGTCAACGCCCTTTCTGAAGAGCTTACCGTCACTGTGCGCCGTAATGGCAAACGCTACCGTCAGCACTACGCCCGTGGCGTACCGCAGGACGAACTGGTGGTTATCAGCGAGGGCTTCGTTGAAGGGCACGGCACCACCGTTCGCTTCAAACCTGATGAAGAGATTTTTGAAGTTCTCGAGTTTTCATATGAAACATTGAAAAAGCGCTTCGAAGAGCTGGCCTATCTTAACAAGGGCCTGACCATCGAGTGCATCGACGAGCGCATTGGCGAAACCCATGTGTTCCACGCCGAGGGCGGTATTCGTCAGTTTGTGGGCGACCTCAACTCCGGCGAGCAGGGCATTCACCCCATCATCTTTGGTGAAGGCATTGTTGATAATGTCACCGTGGATTTTGCCTTGCAGTACAATGCGGGCTACAAGGAAAACATTTTCACCTTTGCCAACAATATCCGCACCAAGGAAGGCGGCACTCACCTTGTGGGCTTCCGCACTGCGCTCACGCGCGCCATCAACGGCTACATCAAGGGCCAGGCTGATCTGGTCAAAAAGATGAAGAACACCTCGCTGTCTGGTGATGACGTGCGCGAGGGTCTTACCGCCGTTATCAGCGTCAAGCTGCCTCAGCCCCAGTTTGAAGGGCAGACCAAGACCAAGCTCGGCAACAGCGAGATTGCCGGTCTGGTTGCCGGTGTGGTTTATGACCGCCTGAACGTGTATTTTGAGGAGAATCCCAAGGATATCCGCCTCATTATCGAAAAAGCCGTGGACGCCTCACGGGCGCGAGACGCAGCCCGCCGCGCCAAGGAACTTGTCCGCCGCAAAGGCGCGCTGTCCGACAACTCGCTGCCCGGCAAACTGGCCGACTGCCAGAGCAAGGATCCCGTTGAATCCGAACTGTTCATCGTGGAAGGTGATTCGGCAGGCGGTTCAGCAAAGCAGGGGCGTAATCCCAAAAATCAGGCTATTTTGCCCTTGCGCGGCAAAATTCTGAACACGGAACGCACCCGTTTTGACAAGATGCTTGCCAACAAGGAAGTAAAGGCGCTGATCACCGCCATGGGCGCTGGCATCGGCGAGGAAGATACAGACCTCGACAAGTTGCGTTACCATAAAATCATCATCATGACAGACGCCGACGTGGACGGAGCGCACATCCGCACCCTGCTGCTGACCTTTTTCTTCAGGCAGTATCAGGAAATGGTGGAGCGCGGCTTTGTCTACATCGCACAGCCGCCTCTGTACCGTGTGCACAATTCGCGCATGGAAAAGTTCATCAAGGACGACCCCGCGCTCAACGAATTTCTGCTCACCCGAGTGAGCGAAGACGTGACCGTGGTGGCCTCCAACGGCAAGGAATTCAGCGGCAAGGAACTCATCCGCTTCATGGAGCATATTGAAAAGGCCGAAGGACGCGTGAACGATGCCGAAATGTCCGGCACCCCGCGTGATCTTTTCATGGCCCTTGTGACCCATGAAAAGCAGATTGATGCCCAGAGCCTTGAAAATCAGGACAGCGAGCTCACTGAATGGCTTAACGGTCACGGTTACATGCTTACCCTTGAGCGGGAAAAGAGCGAAGACGAGGAAGAACGCCTGTTTGCCGTGTTTGAAAATACCGGCGGGCACCATACCCGCAGGGGCATGGAGTTCTTTTCTTCCCGCCTTTACAAGCAAGGCTGGCAGCTCTTTGACGAACTGCGCCAGCAGTGCGGCTCTTTTGCCTTTACCCTGCGCAAAAAGGACGGCGAAGTTGCCACAGAGGACTTGTTTACGCTCATGCGCATGGTGCTTGATGAAGCCCGTAAGGGCATCAACATCCAGCGTTACAAGGGTCTTGGTGAAATGAACCCCGACCAGCTCTGGGTGACCACCATGAACCCAGAAAATCGCGTGCTCCTGCAAGTTGCGGTGGAAGATGCCAATGAAGCTTCTGACGCCTTTGTCGAACTTATGGGCGACCGTGTGGAACCGCGTCGCGATTTTATCGAGCGCAACGCCCTGGCCGTACAGGATCTGGATATTTAA
- the gyrA gene encoding DNA gyrase subunit A, which produces MQQPQISIETELRKSYLEYSLSVIIGRAIPDARDGLKPVHRRILFAQYELANNYNRPHKKSARIVGDVIGKYHPHGDSAVYDALVRMAQEFSMRDPLVDGQGNFGSIDGDAAAAMRYTEVRMSKLAQEFLNDLDKNTVDFRPNYDNTLQEPTVMPSKVPNLLLNGSSGIAVGMATNIPPHNLGELCDALQLLLDNPQCSIDELMDFVKGPDFPTRGFVYAGKGLYDAYHTGRGTVKVRGRIEIEDRKKGAQSIVIREIPFGLNKSSLVEKIAALVNDRKIDGITDLRDESDRKGIRIVIDLKRGTIPDIVVNALYKFTPLETSFGINMLAVVDNRPQLLNLKTALSCFVDHRREVVIRRTRYDLEKAEARAHILEGLRIAIDNIDEVVALIRASANPEEARNALMERFAFSEVQAKAILEMRLQRLTGLQREELMNEYKDLLQKIEFYRSILENAEVLRSELKREIAEIRDNFATPRRTEVLREALTDIDIEDLIPDEEVVITLSRRGYMKRTGLENYQQQKRGGKGIAALHTSDDDYVQEFLSTTNHQYLCLFTNKGRMHQLKVHQVPEGSRTAKGVHINNLLPLEENEWVTTVLALREFAEDKFFMFITKRGMIKRSSASLYAKCRKTGLMAVGLREDDELVVVRPIRDNNHIVLATADGFSIRFACNDVRPMGRVATGVKGIALRRQDFVVAAVIVKDIDRTTEIMSISANGYGKRTSVDLYRLQSRGGKGIINFKVTAKTGPVIGAMPVRDNDGLILLTSSNKIVRIGVDDVRSKGRATMGVMLVRLDEGGHVVGFDRVDEGGQTGRDASAEMDEDDMTDVASAPVVAEPEGLADDSADDDGEE; this is translated from the coding sequence ATGCAGCAGCCGCAGATCAGCATTGAAACAGAACTCCGCAAATCGTATCTGGAGTATTCCCTTTCGGTCATTATCGGGCGCGCCATCCCGGACGCGCGCGATGGCCTTAAGCCGGTTCACAGGCGTATTCTTTTTGCGCAGTACGAGCTTGCCAACAACTACAACCGTCCGCACAAAAAATCCGCGCGTATCGTCGGTGACGTCATCGGTAAATATCACCCGCATGGTGACTCTGCCGTGTACGACGCGCTGGTGCGTATGGCGCAGGAATTTTCCATGCGCGATCCCCTGGTGGACGGGCAGGGCAACTTCGGCTCCATTGATGGTGATGCCGCTGCTGCCATGCGTTATACCGAAGTGCGCATGTCCAAGCTTGCCCAGGAGTTTTTGAACGACCTGGACAAGAACACCGTGGATTTTCGCCCCAACTACGACAACACCCTTCAGGAACCTACGGTCATGCCGAGCAAGGTTCCCAACCTGCTGCTCAATGGCAGCTCGGGTATTGCCGTGGGTATGGCCACCAATATTCCGCCCCACAACCTGGGTGAACTGTGCGATGCCCTGCAACTGCTGCTGGATAACCCGCAGTGCAGCATCGATGAACTCATGGATTTTGTGAAAGGGCCGGACTTTCCTACCAGGGGTTTTGTCTACGCGGGCAAGGGCCTGTACGATGCCTACCACACTGGGCGCGGCACGGTTAAGGTGCGTGGGCGCATTGAAATTGAAGACCGCAAAAAGGGCGCGCAGAGCATCGTTATCCGCGAGATTCCCTTTGGGCTTAACAAGAGCTCGCTGGTGGAAAAAATCGCGGCTCTGGTCAATGACCGCAAGATTGACGGCATCACCGACCTGCGCGATGAATCCGACCGCAAGGGCATACGCATTGTTATTGACCTCAAGCGCGGCACCATCCCCGACATTGTGGTCAACGCCCTGTACAAGTTCACGCCGCTTGAAACGAGCTTTGGTATCAACATGCTGGCAGTGGTGGACAACCGCCCGCAGCTGCTGAACCTCAAGACGGCGCTTTCCTGCTTTGTGGATCACAGGCGTGAGGTGGTCATCCGCCGCACGCGTTACGATCTGGAAAAAGCCGAAGCCCGCGCGCATATTCTTGAAGGTCTGCGCATCGCCATCGACAATATCGATGAAGTGGTGGCCCTTATCCGCGCGTCCGCCAATCCTGAAGAAGCCCGTAATGCCCTGATGGAGCGCTTTGCGTTTTCAGAAGTGCAGGCCAAGGCCATTCTTGAAATGCGTTTGCAGCGCCTCACAGGTCTTCAGCGCGAAGAACTGATGAACGAATACAAGGATCTGTTGCAGAAGATCGAATTTTATCGATCCATTCTGGAAAATGCCGAAGTGCTGCGCAGCGAACTCAAGCGCGAGATTGCCGAAATCCGCGATAATTTCGCCACTCCCCGCCGTACGGAAGTGCTGCGCGAAGCTCTGACCGACATTGATATTGAAGATCTCATCCCTGACGAAGAAGTGGTTATCACGCTGTCGCGCCGTGGCTACATGAAGCGTACCGGACTTGAGAACTATCAGCAGCAGAAACGAGGCGGCAAGGGCATTGCGGCCCTGCACACATCGGATGACGACTATGTGCAGGAATTTTTGTCCACCACCAATCATCAGTATCTCTGCCTCTTCACCAACAAGGGGCGCATGCACCAGCTCAAGGTGCATCAGGTGCCGGAGGGCAGCCGCACGGCCAAGGGCGTGCATATCAACAACCTGTTGCCCCTTGAAGAAAACGAGTGGGTTACGACAGTTCTTGCCCTGCGCGAGTTCGCCGAAGACAAGTTTTTCATGTTCATCACCAAGAGAGGCATGATCAAGCGTTCTTCCGCCTCGTTGTACGCCAAGTGCCGCAAGACAGGCCTCATGGCCGTTGGCCTGCGTGAAGACGATGAACTTGTGGTGGTGCGCCCCATTCGCGACAATAACCATATTGTTCTGGCTACGGCGGACGGTTTCTCCATCCGCTTTGCCTGCAACGATGTGCGGCCCATGGGCCGCGTGGCCACGGGCGTCAAGGGCATTGCCCTGCGCAGACAGGACTTTGTGGTTGCGGCGGTCATCGTCAAGGATATCGACCGGACCACCGAGATCATGTCCATTTCCGCCAACGGTTACGGCAAGCGCACCAGTGTTGATCTCTATCGCCTGCAATCGCGTGGCGGCAAGGGCATCATCAACTTCAAGGTGACTGCCAAGACCGGGCCTGTGATCGGCGCCATGCCTGTGCGCGACAACGACGGGCTTATCCTGCTGACTTCGTCAAACAAGATCGTGCGCATCGGCGTGGACGATGTGCGCAGCAAGGGCCGCGCTACCATGGGTGTTATGCTCGTGCGTCTTGATGAAGGCGGTCATGTTGTGGGCTTTGACCGAGTGGACGAAGGCGGGCAGACCGGCAGGGACGCCAGCGCCGAAATGGACGAGGACGATATGACCGATGTCGCTTCCGCGCCTGTTGTTGCCGAGCCCGAAGGGCTTGCTGACGACAGTGCGGACGATGACGGTGAAGAATAA
- a CDS encoding DnaA ATPase domain-containing protein, protein MLKNELRDILAQQKANDRGDWLESLTLCHEGDTLTVGFPHFYFAAWFNQQKRDLFEQALSCRFADKKLPQIVYEQPTLGHAQTWPFPHVEKKTADQNRQNFMVRTDIPAAPRIENDAFTAFIANAKNAFPLAAAKEIAERRADVAYNPFLLCGHSGTGKSHILRSMAATLAEGHTGSRVIIAAAARFCADNPAWVRRPEIFWQQCDVLLLDDIQDLAGQSAWQRKLVSCMDACPRGGGQDGKPGQMVFACTGQPQALKSLDERLRSRLESGLVVELMEPDLDVRMRYLQAMSKERHMNLSREQLLFIAQRCSQFRLLQGLLLKVAAFCSVTGCELSQTDLENIVRTGVADKTPGCLEILGVVARAMNLRPEDVLGGKRRPDLVLARQVSMYICRRKLGLSYPELGRAFGGKDHSTVIYAIKKIKKILVSDKALQQLVTELELKAQ, encoded by the coding sequence ATGCTGAAAAACGAGTTGCGGGACATACTGGCACAGCAAAAGGCCAACGACAGGGGAGACTGGCTGGAATCTCTTACCCTGTGCCATGAAGGCGATACACTAACCGTCGGCTTTCCCCACTTTTATTTTGCCGCGTGGTTCAACCAGCAAAAGCGCGATCTTTTTGAACAGGCGCTTTCCTGCCGCTTTGCCGACAAAAAGCTTCCGCAAATAGTATACGAACAGCCCACCCTGGGCCACGCACAGACATGGCCGTTCCCGCATGTGGAGAAAAAAACTGCCGATCAGAACAGGCAAAATTTTATGGTGCGCACGGATATCCCCGCAGCGCCCAGAATTGAAAATGATGCCTTCACAGCATTTATTGCCAATGCAAAAAATGCCTTTCCCCTGGCTGCCGCCAAGGAAATTGCAGAAAGGCGCGCCGATGTGGCCTACAATCCCTTTCTGCTCTGTGGGCACAGCGGTACAGGCAAAAGCCATATTTTGCGATCCATGGCAGCCACCCTGGCAGAAGGGCATACAGGCAGCCGCGTAATTATTGCTGCGGCTGCGCGCTTTTGCGCAGACAATCCGGCATGGGTGCGCAGGCCCGAAATTTTCTGGCAACAGTGCGATGTTCTGCTGCTGGACGATATTCAGGATCTCGCTGGCCAGTCGGCCTGGCAACGCAAACTGGTATCCTGCATGGATGCCTGCCCGCGCGGCGGCGGGCAAGACGGAAAGCCAGGACAGATGGTCTTTGCCTGCACGGGTCAGCCGCAGGCTCTCAAGTCTCTGGACGAACGTTTGCGTTCGCGCCTAGAAAGCGGGCTTGTGGTAGAACTCATGGAGCCTGATCTTGATGTGCGTATGCGCTACCTGCAGGCCATGAGCAAAGAACGGCACATGAACCTCTCTCGAGAACAGCTGCTGTTCATTGCCCAGCGCTGTTCGCAGTTTCGTCTGCTGCAGGGGCTGCTGCTCAAGGTGGCGGCCTTTTGTTCCGTTACAGGGTGCGAATTGTCGCAGACAGACCTTGAAAACATTGTGCGCACGGGCGTGGCCGACAAAACGCCAGGCTGTCTGGAAATTCTTGGCGTAGTGGCCCGGGCCATGAATCTGCGGCCCGAAGACGTGCTTGGCGGCAAACGCCGGCCAGACCTCGTGCTGGCGCGGCAGGTTTCCATGTATATATGCAGGCGCAAGCTGGGTCTTTCCTACCCGGAACTTGGACGGGCCTTTGGCGGAAAAGACCATAGCACTGTCATATATGCCATTAAAAAAATTAAGAAAATTCTAGTTAGTGACAAAGCGCTCCAACAACTAGTGACAGAACTGGAGCTCAAGGCACAATAG
- the dnaN gene encoding DNA polymerase III subunit beta has translation MKLTVNKEQIIEGLLKAAAIIPAKAGAQYLRSIWLKAEEGSLSVMSTDANIEFTGRYPAEVAAPGLIGVQGRAFVDLVRQLPTGVLHLTLDEASGNLLLEQGRRTYKLPVSGAEWFQNFSAFPAENAVTWSGDFLQDILDKVGFCISDDDAMDAIACLCMKPRGNGRIDVCGLNGHQFALVSFTHDELAERLPEAGMLIQKKYLADIKKWLGLDEIELNITDKRLYLRSLDGAETLSLPRAAHEYPDYNIFMSKLASEDMHPMTLARKEAIEALGRILIFNTESDRCTYMDLSAGEALLSAQGQDVGSANESLEVAYNGDIKRIAFPTRNLLDVLGHFVSAKIDMMLTGSEGPCGIRGADDADYTVIIMPMKVSETTYYSEEDV, from the coding sequence ATGAAACTTACTGTAAACAAAGAGCAGATCATCGAAGGCCTGCTGAAGGCAGCTGCCATCATTCCTGCCAAGGCAGGGGCGCAGTATCTGCGCTCCATCTGGCTCAAGGCTGAAGAAGGCAGCCTTTCAGTCATGTCCACGGACGCCAACATTGAATTTACCGGGCGTTATCCTGCTGAAGTTGCCGCACCTGGCCTTATAGGTGTTCAGGGCAGGGCTTTTGTGGATCTTGTGCGTCAGTTGCCCACGGGTGTTCTGCACCTCACCCTTGATGAAGCTTCTGGCAATCTGCTTTTGGAGCAGGGACGACGCACCTACAAACTGCCTGTGAGCGGGGCGGAGTGGTTTCAGAATTTTTCTGCCTTTCCTGCTGAAAACGCCGTCACCTGGTCTGGCGATTTTTTGCAGGACATTCTGGACAAGGTGGGCTTTTGCATCAGCGATGACGACGCCATGGACGCCATTGCCTGCCTGTGCATGAAGCCGCGCGGCAACGGACGCATTGATGTGTGCGGTCTCAATGGCCACCAATTTGCCCTTGTTTCCTTTACCCATGACGAGCTGGCCGAACGCCTGCCTGAAGCGGGTATGCTGATCCAGAAGAAATATCTGGCGGACATCAAAAAATGGCTTGGTCTGGATGAGATTGAACTGAACATCACCGACAAGCGCCTGTATCTGCGCAGCCTGGATGGCGCTGAAACGCTCAGCCTGCCTCGCGCCGCCCACGAATACCCTGATTACAACATCTTCATGAGCAAGCTTGCCAGCGAAGACATGCACCCCATGACTCTTGCCCGCAAGGAAGCCATTGAAGCGCTCGGCCGTATTCTTATTTTTAATACTGAGAGCGACCGCTGCACCTACATGGATCTTTCTGCCGGGGAAGCATTGCTTTCCGCCCAGGGGCAAGATGTGGGCTCGGCCAATGAAAGCCTTGAAGTTGCTTATAATGGCGATATAAAACGCATTGCCTTCCCCACGCGCAACCTGCTTGACGTGTTGGGACACTTTGTTTCTGCAAAGATCGACATGATGCTTACCGGCTCTGAAGGCCCCTGCGGTATCCGCGGCGCCGATGATGCCGACTATACCGTTATCATCATGCCCATGAAGGTTTCTGAAACGACCTACTATAGTGAGGAAGACGTTTAA
- a CDS encoding lipopolysaccharide assembly protein LapB, whose amino-acid sequence MKILRRVCGKGLTLCLCLVFAGFLCACRDQSMVGDDLSAARTAVSLRDWSLAERLLERYLREARDADSRWEAWQQLLVVLNAAGQEPRATLECLETMLAEFADNDARSAVILRRMGEVNEGLRRYGRAADAWNAYIGLAGLSAEQTVDGYRRLAAMQFNLRRFDAGEDTLQQCLALPMADHDKIMCMYDLADQNMARERWQDVSDLCQQILDSDPDKILRGLAGYLLADALEQLGKGKEALKNFELARDDYPNPSVIDNRIAHLRKKLKK is encoded by the coding sequence ATGAAAATATTGCGGCGGGTTTGCGGCAAGGGTTTGACCCTGTGTCTGTGCCTCGTTTTTGCTGGCTTTTTGTGCGCTTGCAGAGACCAGAGCATGGTGGGCGATGACCTTTCCGCAGCCCGCACCGCAGTTTCTTTGCGTGACTGGTCCCTTGCCGAAAGGCTGCTTGAGCGTTATCTGCGTGAGGCACGGGATGCTGATTCACGTTGGGAAGCGTGGCAGCAGTTGCTGGTGGTGCTCAATGCCGCCGGGCAGGAACCTCGTGCCACTCTTGAATGCCTTGAGACCATGCTGGCGGAATTTGCAGACAATGACGCCAGAAGCGCCGTTATTTTGCGGCGCATGGGCGAGGTAAACGAGGGTTTGCGGCGTTATGGCCGTGCGGCGGACGCCTGGAATGCTTATATAGGGCTTGCAGGGTTGTCGGCAGAGCAGACTGTGGATGGTTACCGCAGGCTGGCGGCCATGCAGTTCAATCTGCGTCGGTTTGACGCAGGCGAAGATACCTTGCAGCAGTGTCTTGCTCTGCCCATGGCGGATCATGACAAAATAATGTGCATGTACGACCTTGCCGACCAGAACATGGCAAGGGAACGCTGGCAGGATGTGTCTGACCTTTGCCAGCAGATACTGGACAGCGATCCGGACAAAATTCTGCGTGGTCTGGCGGGCTATTTGCTGGCTGATGCCCTTGAGCAGCTCGGTAAGGGAAAAGAAGCCCTGAAAAACTTTGAACTGGCCCGCGACGATTATCCCAATCCGTCGGTCATCGATAATCGCATTGCGCATCTGCGCAAAAAACTGAAGAAGTAA
- the hisS gene encoding histidine--tRNA ligase, with the protein MSIARIKGFADMFPPDSDQFTRIENTARQVFGRYGFVELRTPLLEFTELFCRSIGEETDVVQKEMYTFPDRKGRSLTLRPEATAGVMRAYIESGLTNREPVSRLFTTGPMFRYERPQKGRMRQFHQINCECLGSHSPMADAELVSMLLRFLSDLGLTDLTLKINSLGCSECRPKFKAALLEYLAGVDKDALCPDCARRVETNPLRVLDCKQPGCRAITDNAPKLIDYNCPECRAHFDTVLELLQGQGLAFELDHRLVRGLDYYCRTTFEVVSGSIGAQAAVAGGGRYDGLVKSLGGPDVPGVGFACGMERLALMMGEGSGQAADFYLVAMDAQSRAQGWQLAQKLRDAGLSGEMNFSEGGFKSLMRQAGKSGAGHCLIIGPDEAAQGTVVVKNLESGEQCSVPQSGVLQFLQTGTNND; encoded by the coding sequence ATGAGTATTGCACGTATCAAGGGTTTTGCGGATATGTTTCCGCCGGACAGCGACCAGTTCACACGCATTGAAAATACCGCGCGTCAGGTTTTTGGGCGCTACGGTTTTGTGGAGCTTCGCACGCCACTGCTGGAGTTTACCGAGCTTTTTTGTCGTTCCATCGGTGAGGAAACCGATGTGGTGCAAAAGGAAATGTATACCTTTCCTGACCGCAAGGGCCGTTCGCTTACCCTGCGGCCTGAAGCCACGGCTGGCGTTATGCGCGCCTATATCGAGAGCGGGCTGACCAACCGCGAGCCTGTGAGCCGACTGTTCACCACCGGCCCCATGTTCCGTTATGAACGCCCGCAAAAGGGCCGCATGCGCCAGTTTCACCAGATCAACTGCGAGTGCCTTGGCAGTCATAGCCCCATGGCTGATGCAGAATTGGTCAGCATGCTGCTGCGCTTTCTGTCAGACCTTGGCCTTACGGACCTGACGCTCAAGATCAATTCCCTTGGCTGTTCGGAATGCCGCCCCAAATTCAAGGCTGCATTGCTCGAATATCTTGCCGGAGTCGATAAGGACGCCCTTTGCCCGGACTGCGCCCGCAGGGTGGAAACCAACCCCTTGCGCGTGCTTGACTGCAAGCAGCCCGGTTGCCGCGCTATTACGGACAATGCCCCCAAACTTATTGATTACAATTGCCCTGAATGCCGCGCCCACTTTGATACGGTGCTGGAACTGCTGCAAGGTCAGGGACTTGCCTTTGAGCTTGATCACAGGCTTGTGCGCGGTCTTGACTACTATTGCCGCACTACTTTTGAGGTGGTAAGCGGCAGCATTGGCGCGCAGGCTGCAGTGGCCGGCGGCGGCAGGTATGACGGTCTTGTGAAGAGTCTTGGCGGGCCTGATGTTCCGGGCGTTGGCTTTGCCTGCGGCATGGAACGCCTTGCCCTCATGATGGGCGAGGGCAGTGGCCAGGCAGCCGATTTTTATCTGGTTGCCATGGACGCGCAGAGCCGCGCTCAGGGCTGGCAGCTTGCCCAGAAGTTGCGTGACGCCGGGCTCTCTGGCGAGATGAATTTCAGTGAAGGCGGCTTTAAAAGCCTTATGCGTCAGGCTGGAAAGTCCGGCGCCGGGCATTGTCTGATTATTGGCCCTGACGAAGCCGCTCAGGGCACAGTGGTCGTTAAAAACCTTGAAAGCGGCGAGCAGTGCTCTGTGCCGCAGTCAGGCGTACTCCAATTCTTGCAAACGGGAACCAACAATGACTGA